A genomic window from Nicotiana sylvestris chromosome 11, ASM39365v2, whole genome shotgun sequence includes:
- the LOC104214717 gene encoding protein ADP-ribosyltransferase PARP3-like, translating to MKVHHASDEEKKVTRKQKAESKSQESDEQSPKKPKTEGNSEQANGKSNSTDIAAEFEKFCKATSEHLSIKQMREILEANGRDASVSDDAVVPRCQDILFYGPLGPCPVCGGTLEFSGDGYHCRGAYSEWSSCVYSTRDPPRREEPLNIPDSVGKTPVSDLIEKHRDPKSRLKPEITGVDKPFVGMMISLSGRLSRTHQYWKTKIEKNGGKVANSVIGATCLVVSPTERDRGGSSKVAEAVERGIPVVREAWLADSIEKKEALALDAYDVASDIAVDGKGIALDKQDSSVVALETVTAELKVFGKRGVHKDTKLQDEGGTILEKDGLLYNCALTICDQGRNMNDFCIMQLIMARENRLHLYYKKGKIGDSLRADDKLEEWENLNDAIKEFAKLFEELTGNEFEPWEREKKIQKKHLKFFPIDIDDGVEVRHGGLGLRQLGVAAAHSKLDPKVANFMKVLCSQEIYRYALMEMGYDSPEVPVGMLTDFHLKRCEETLLRFVDKLKSSKETGNQEEALWADFSQKWFTLMPTTRPLSFKDFGELADHAASAYEAIRDINTASRLIGDMSGSTLDDPLFDRYVKLGCSVSPVEKETDDYKMIVKYLERTYEPVMVGETSYGVSVENIFAVEVSACPSLDVIKKLPNKVLLWCGTRSSNLLRHLQMGFLPAACALPAPGYMFGRAIVCSDAAAEAARYGYTAVDRPEGFLVLAVASLGEEIQEFSSPPEDTKSLEEKKTGAKGLGKKKTDESEHFVWKDDIRVPCGKLIPSEHKDSPLEYNEYAVYDPQQVSIRFLVAVKFEEQDVEYDTVEPEV from the exons ATGAAG GTTCATCATGCAAGTGATGAGGAGAAGAAGGTGACAAGAAAGCAGAAGGCAGAAAGCAAGAGCCAAGAATCTGATGAACAGTCGCCAAAAAAGCCGAAAACAGAAGGCAACAGTGAGCAGGCTAATGGAAAATCAAATAGCACTGATATTGCAGCAGAATTTGAGAAGTTTTGTAAAGCTACAAGCGAACATCTCTCCATCAAACAAATGCGTGAAATCCTCGAAGCCAATGGCCGGGATGCTTCCGTCTCCGATGATGCTGTTGTTCCTAGATG CCAAGACATACTGTTTTATGGTCCTCTCGGTCCTTGTCCGGTTTGTGGTGGCACGTTGGAGTTTTCTGGGGATGGTTATCACTGCCGGGGAGCATATAGCGAGTGGTCTAGTTGTGTTTACAGCACTAGGGACCCGCCAAGAAGAgaagagcctctaaatatacctGATTCTGTTGGAAAAACTCCAGTCTCTGAT CTGATCGAGAAACATAGAGATCCCAAGAGTCGCCTGAAGCCGGAAATTACAGGAGTGGATAAACCATTTGTAGGAATGATGATATCTCTTTCAGGCCGTCTTTCTCGAACCCAT CAATATTGGAAgacaaagatcgagaagaatGGAGGAAAAGTGGCTAATTCTGTTATCG GGGCAACGTGCCTCGTAGTTTCTCCGACAGAGCGAGACCGTGGTGGCTCATCTAAAGTAGCTGAAGCAGT GGAGAGGGGTATCCCAGTTGTGAGAGAGGCTTGGTTGGCAGATAGCATCGAGAAAAAAGAAGCTCTAGCATTAGATGCGTATGATGTTGCCAGTGATATTGCAGTAGATGGTAAAGGTATTGCGCTAGACAAGCAAGATTCCAGTGTAGTTGCACTCGAAACTGTTACAGCTGAG CTTAAAGTGTTTGGAAAGAGAGGTGTACATAAAGACACTAAGCTGCAGGATGAAGGTGGAACAATTTTGGAGAAAGATGGCTTACTGTACAATTGCGCTTTGACTATTTGCGATCAAGGGAGGAATATGAATGA CTTCTGCATTATGCAACTTATTATGGCGCGAGAGAACCGTTTGCACCTTTATTACAAAAAGGGCAAAATAGGTGATAGCCTCAGAGCAGATGACAAGCTAGAGGAATGGGAAAACTTGAATGATGCTATTAAGGAATTTGCAAAGCTCTTTGAAGAACTGACAGGAAATGAATTTGAACCCtgggaaagagaaaagaagattcAGAAGAAACATTTGAAGTTCTTCCCTATTGATATT GATGACGGTGTTGAAGTAAGGCATGGAGGGCTTGGACTTAGGCAACTGGGGGTTGCTGCTGCACATAGTAAGCTTGATCCAAAGGTAGCAAATTTTATGAAAGTACTTTGCAGCCAGGAGATATACCG GTATGCTTTAATGGAGATGGGGTATGATTCACCTGAAGTTCCTGTTGGAATGCTTACTGATTTTCATTTAAAAAGAT GTGAGGAAACCCTCCTGCGTTTTGTGGATAAATTGAAATCTTCAAAGGAGACAGGGAACCAAGAGGAGGCCCTCTGGGCTGATTTCAGCCAAAAATGGTTTACTCTCATGCCAACTACGAGGCCCTTGTCATTTAAAGACTTTGGAGAACTTGCAGACCAT GCTGCTTCTGCTTATGAGGCTATTCGAGATATCAATACTGCCTCCCGCCTTATAGGAGATATGTCAGGCTCAACGTTAGACGATCCTCTCTTTGACCGTTATGTGAAGCTAGGTTGTTCTGTCTCACCGGTAGAGAAAGAGACGGATGATTACAAAATGATAGTGAAGTACCTGGAGAGAACTTATGAACCTGTGATGGTTGGAGAAACT AGCTATGGCGTATCGGTTGAGAACATCTTCGCTGTTGAAGTAAGTGCATGCCCCTCTCTTGATGTCATCAAGAAGTTGCCGAACAAGGTTCTGCTATGGTGTG GGACAAGGAGTTCAAATCTGTTGAGGCACTTGCAGATGGGGTTCTTGCCTGCAGCTTGTGCTCTTCCTGCACCAGGATACATG TTTGGAAGAGCTATTGTATGTTCAGATGCTGCAGCGGAAGCTGCAAGATACGGTTACACAGCGGTAGATAGGCCAGAAGGTTTCTTGGTTCTGGCTGTTGCTTCACTTGGAGAAGAAATCCAGGAATTTTCAAGTCCACCTGAG GATACGAAATCCTTGGAGGAGAAGAAAACTGGAGCTAAAGGGCTCGGCAAAAAGAAAACGGATGAGTCTGAACATTTTGTGTGGAAGGATGACATTAGAGTACCTTGTGGCAAGTTGATTCCATCAGAGCACAAGGACAGCCCCCTCGAGTATAATGAGTATGCTGTATATGATCCACAGCAG GTAAGCATTAGGTTCTTGGTGGCTGTGAAATTCGAGGAACAGGACGTTGAGTATGATACAGTTGAGCCCGAGGTATAA
- the LOC104234235 gene encoding CEN-like protein 4, with protein sequence MAQMSTDPLVIGRVVGDVVDYFSPSVKMSVICNPSKHVYNGHELFPSSVTSKPKVEVNGGDMTSFFTLIMTDPDVPGPSDPYLREHLHWKRIKWWAMKCQCQI encoded by the exons ATGGCTCAAATGAGTACAGATCCCCTTGTGATTGGCAGGGTGGTTGGAGATGTTGTTGATTATTTCTCCCCAAGTGTTAAAATGTCTGTTATTTGTAACCCCAGCAAACATGTCTATAATGGGCATGAACTCTTTCCATCCTCTGTTACCTCTAAACCTAAGGTTGAAGTTAACGGAGGTGACATGACATCCTTCTTTACATTG ATCATGACTGACCCTGATGTTCCTGGTCCTAGTGATCCATATCTTAGGGAGCACTTGCACTG GAAAAGAATTAAGTGGTGGGCTATGAAATGCCAATGCCAAATATAG